The genomic region GTCAAATTTTGTGCTATTCACGAGCGGTATAATATCAAGAATAAAATTTTTTATAGCGATTTATAAATGAGGCGCGAAATTTTTTACTTGTTATTATGTGAGATAAATTTTACAGCTACAGAAATATTTATGGGATTATATAATTTCTTGTCATGATATAGAGATAATGCGGCAACTTTTACAGCTTATAATATCGTGATGACGCGGCAAAAATTTTCATGAGAAAACGCGATTTTACAGCTACATTTACAGCTACAATAATTTGACTTAATCACAGTAATAGCAATTATTTACAGAGCTGTTTTTCTTGTTATGTGATTTTATTTTGCACAAAAATTTTTGAATTATGATTCAAGATAATTTATCAAGACAGCGACATGATTAACTCAACGCGATTTACAAAATAAAAAAATGGATCTTCTCACTGACTATCTAACTAAGAAAGCCGGGAGAAAATCCGCCGCATTAATTAATCACTGCAAAATGCTTCTTGATTCCTGACTATGAGACGGCACAAAATAACTCCTACAATCATAATTATCAAGCTGTCAATGCCCTTATATATGCCTCGTGATAAATTTGTCTTGTATATAACAATTCCGGCATAAACTAAGAATCTGCTCAATAATAAATACGTACAGCACAATAACGAAATATTGAAATCTCTACGCGAAATTTTTTCATACATGCACAGAATCACAGCAAAAGCTGCCGGATAAATCAATACCAAGTAATCCGTACCATTTTTATACATCCACATAGTTGAAGCAATACACGCCGGAATATATGCCGCAAAAGTCATTAATTTTTCAGAGCGTAAATTATTCTTGAGATATTTATATAAAACCAGCATGAATATTATAGCAATTGACATATTTAAGGCCAGCACAATATTTTTATTGACCCCGTTTTCTCCGACAAATCTTAAAAAATGTAAGAGTCCTAAATAATTAAATCCTATATCATCTGCTCCGGAATTAAAACAATCTGATAAAAGCTGTATCATAGAAATATTATTTATATTCGCAGCTGCAAACCACGCGGCCAAGTCAATTATTGCTGCTGTTATTATAGATTTTATCCCGTCCTTGCCCATAAATAATAACATAATACAAAATATTCCCGTAATCTGAGGCTTACACATGCAGGCACTTATAATAATTCCTGCAATATAGGGATTTTTCTTGAGAATCAAAAGCGCGTCTATCATCAATAAACAAATAATGCCCCCTTCATTGCCCCACCATAATGAATACATGAAACTGAAATGTGCCGCAGGAAGCATGAATAATATAAAAATTTTCGAGAACTCAAAATCTTTCTTGAGTAATTCATATAATAAATACATCGTGAAAATATATGCAGCTATGTGAAACAATGTATTTAATATCTGCGCTTGATTTAACGGCAAGAACCCCGCATAAAATATTTGTCCGATAATTAATGCCCATGGAACTGTAGGAAATGTTATTAATTTGCCCTCGTATTTGTTAGGTGCTATAGCGTGAGCACGAACAACCCAATGACCGTTTAAATCTATGTAACTGAGTCCTAAATATCCGTTATTCATGTAATAACACATGCCGACATAAATAATAATTAATGCCGCTATACATGACAACATAAACACAAACATAAATTTTGCCTTGGATCTCAAATTCTACACTCCCTATAAATTAAATTATTAAGTATTTTGTTATTATATAATATTTCTGTATTTCTCGATTTCTAATTCCGTCATTAATGCCATGCTAAAATTTTTATAATGCAATAAAATATATACAAACTTTTATAATAATTTCACGAAGGAGAGCAGGTAAAATATAACGATGCAGAGCAAATTTAGTTTTCTTGATAACTGCAAATTCCCGGAACTTGAGCATTATTGCAAGAAGGCCGAAAAATGTTTAGAACTTGACAGCAATATATCATTAATTTATCTCGGCAAGGTCGGCGAGACTATTATTAAGCTCCTGCATAAACACTATAATATTTCAAGCTCTATAACTCTTCAGGAATTAACACAGCGCGGAATTATCAACGAAATTATTTGCGAAAAATTAAATGCCCTGCTCGAATTCAAAGACGATTACGACTCAAAAATTACCGCTGTAAGATTAATAGATACTGCCTGCGAAGTTTGCAAATGGTATATTGACTCGTTCGGTGAAAGCAAATTCAATTTTCTTAAAGAAATTCCCGCACTCTCAAAACTTGCTGACTATGGACGCGAGGCAGAAGAAAATTTATACTCTAATACAAGATATTGCTTGCTTTGTCTGGGCGATATGGGAGAATTCATTGCGGAATTAATGAGCAAAAACGGTAATATTTCTACTGGTAAATGGAAACAGTCCGCAAAAATTCAAGCATTATTATCACGCAACATCATAGACAAGGACAAATCTAATTTACTTGACAAAATCAGGGACTCGCGAAATAAGGCCGTTCACCTCAATAAAATTTATTCGCAGGACGAGGGGCAGAAACTTTTAGATTACGCTTTGACTTTGTGCGAATGGCTTTATATTGATTCAATATCTCCGAACGATATAATTTCAGGGAAGATTACGGAGATCGGCGAAGAGTATTTATCTGTCTCAATCGGAAATATTCCCGGACTCGTAACTCGTAATGAAATCCCCTTAGATGACGACAAAATTTTAAGCGATATTTATCACGAGGGCGAAATAAAAAAATTTAGAGTTGTTGATATATCAGACACAAAAATAATTCTCTCACTGATTAATATTAATACTCAGGAACAAGGGCAGAAATCCGCAAATAATTCAACAGGCTGGCACGATAAAAATTTTCTGACTCTCTGCAAAACTGCTAATCACTCTCAAATTAAATCAGCTCTCAAACAAGGCGCAAATCCTAACGCGGCCAAGAAAAATAAATTTTCTGCTTTAATGATGGCTGCTCAATTTAATAGAGATCCTGAAGTAATTAACGTATTAATAGACTCCGGCGCAGATGTCAACGCAGTAAATAATCACGGCCAGACAGCTTTATTATTTGCCGCACAATATAACTTCCCGCAGATAATCAAGACTCTTTGCGACAGGGGAGCGGACATTACAGTAATTGACAGGTTCGGGAAGAGTGCTTTCTCTTATGCTAATTCACGCAGGAAAAATAAACTCGATAATAATATATTGATTTTACTTCAGCCTAAGAATAAGAAAGATAATGATAAAATTGTAAGTAATAAAATTTTGGAATCCGATAATGATAATTATAATAATGATAATAAGGAAAAGAGGCCCAATAATTTGGAATTTCTCGAATTATGCAAGACAGGTACAGCACAGGAAATTAACGACGCTATAAAAGCCGGTGCAGATGTCAACGCTAAAGACGATAATAATAACACTGCTTTAATGCTGGCTGCTGAGTCTAATAATGACCCTGAAGCAATTAATGTATTAATAGACTCCGGCGCAAATATCGACTCTGTTAATTCTCAAGTTAGGACAGCTTTAATTCTCGCTGTAATGAGCAATAAACTAGACAATATAAAAATTTTATGCTCAAGAAATGCCGACACGAAAATTTTAGATATTTATCACAAGAGCGCGCTAAAATATGCACTCGGCGAAATTAATGATACTGAAATATTAAAACTTTTAGCAGGAAATAGAATTCCCGATCCTGAATTTCTCGAACTCTGCAAACACGGTACAGCGCAGGAAATCAATAACGCCATTAACGACGGTGCTAATATATATGCGAGCGACGAGAATAATAATACACCCTTAATAATTGCCGCAGAATTTAACACGCCTGACTCAATAAAGACTCTCATAAATGCCGGAGCTATGATAACTCATCACAATAAAGGAAAATATAACGCACTCATGAAAGCCGCAGAATTTAATAATTTAGACGCTGTAAAAATGTTAATTCAGGACAATATAAACGAGTCAAATATATACGGTGATACGGCATTGATCTTAGCAGCCGGCAAAAATTCCCCTGAAGTAGTGATTTATTTAATCAAAGCGGGCTCAAATATTGACGCTCAAAACGATAATTTATGCAAGGCTGTTGATATGGCAATAAATAATCCGAGAATGAAGGACTCAAAAATTTTAGATTATTTGCTTACTCGTGAATTAATGAAAGCAGGCAATCAAGACATTGAATCCGTAAAAAAATATATCGAGTCAGGGGCAAATATTAACGCTCAAGATGAGAAGGGCAACACGCCTTTAATGTTTGCTGCAATGAGAAGACAGAAAGAATTATTTAATTTTTTGCGCGAGTCCGGTGCTGATATGAATATAAAGAATAATGCGGGCTTTGATGCTCATGATTTTGCGAGAAAATTTTTAGGTGAGTAAATAAATCATATTTGAGAGATTGACAATAAATTTATTATGCGTTATTTTTCCTTGAGTCTTGAAATATATAATAATAATGAATGGAAGGAAAAATTAATTTGCCTATCACAGATTTACTTGAGAGAAATTCAAAACTTTACGGCAATGAGGTCGCCCTAGTCGAGATTAACCCCGAACAAACTGAGCCGGTACGCTTAACATGGAAAGAATACGAGTTAATTCAGCCGACATCGTTAAAACCCTATAGACGCGAAATAACTTGGTCAGTTTTTGACGAGAAAGCAAACCGGGTAGCTAACATGCTTCTATCACGCGGCATAAAAAAGGGTCAAAAAGTTGC from Synergistaceae bacterium harbors:
- a CDS encoding DUF2029 domain-containing protein, which encodes MRSKAKFMFVFMLSCIAALIIIYVGMCYYMNNGYLGLSYIDLNGHWVVRAHAIAPNKYEGKLITFPTVPWALIIGQIFYAGFLPLNQAQILNTLFHIAAYIFTMYLLYELLKKDFEFSKIFILFMLPAAHFSFMYSLWWGNEGGIICLLMIDALLILKKNPYIAGIIISACMCKPQITGIFCIMLLFMGKDGIKSIITAAIIDLAAWFAAANINNISMIQLLSDCFNSGADDIGFNYLGLLHFLRFVGENGVNKNIVLALNMSIAIIFMLVLYKYLKNNLRSEKLMTFAAYIPACIASTMWMYKNGTDYLVLIYPAAFAVILCMYEKISRRDFNISLLCCTYLLLSRFLVYAGIVIYKTNLSRGIYKGIDSLIIMIVGVILCRLIVRNQEAFCSD
- a CDS encoding ankyrin repeat domain-containing protein produces the protein MQSKFSFLDNCKFPELEHYCKKAEKCLELDSNISLIYLGKVGETIIKLLHKHYNISSSITLQELTQRGIINEIICEKLNALLEFKDDYDSKITAVRLIDTACEVCKWYIDSFGESKFNFLKEIPALSKLADYGREAEENLYSNTRYCLLCLGDMGEFIAELMSKNGNISTGKWKQSAKIQALLSRNIIDKDKSNLLDKIRDSRNKAVHLNKIYSQDEGQKLLDYALTLCEWLYIDSISPNDIISGKITEIGEEYLSVSIGNIPGLVTRNEIPLDDDKILSDIYHEGEIKKFRVVDISDTKIILSLININTQEQGQKSANNSTGWHDKNFLTLCKTANHSQIKSALKQGANPNAAKKNKFSALMMAAQFNRDPEVINVLIDSGADVNAVNNHGQTALLFAAQYNFPQIIKTLCDRGADITVIDRFGKSAFSYANSRRKNKLDNNILILLQPKNKKDNDKIVSNKILESDNDNYNNDNKEKRPNNLEFLELCKTGTAQEINDAIKAGADVNAKDDNNNTALMLAAESNNDPEAINVLIDSGANIDSVNSQVRTALILAVMSNKLDNIKILCSRNADTKILDIYHKSALKYALGEINDTEILKLLAGNRIPDPEFLELCKHGTAQEINNAINDGANIYASDENNNTPLIIAAEFNTPDSIKTLINAGAMITHHNKGKYNALMKAAEFNNLDAVKMLIQDNINESNIYGDTALILAAGKNSPEVVIYLIKAGSNIDAQNDNLCKAVDMAINNPRMKDSKILDYLLTRELMKAGNQDIESVKKYIESGANINAQDEKGNTPLMFAAMRRQKELFNFLRESGADMNIKNNAGFDAHDFARKFLGE